The Dethiosulfovibrio peptidovorans DSM 11002 genome has a window encoding:
- the proB gene encoding glutamate 5-kinase produces MDRSDLRDCRRIVVKVGTSTITHPTGKLNLLRMERLARALSDLHNQGKDVLLISSGAVGAGVGRMGLRERPSTLPMKQALAAVGQASLMQMYEKFFGEYGQNVGQVLLTRDAFDDRHRYLNVRNTLCGLLELGVVPIINENDTVAVDEIKFGDNDTLSALVAVAVQADLLVILSDIDGLYDRNPKEHPDATRLSVVSDISDEIRANSTGRGSSFASGGMYTKLAAADIALPAGIPMVIASGGEDRITRRILEGEELGTLFVPYQTGRHARKQWIASGARPQGVLVIDDGAVEALTEGGGSLLPSGVIAVRGEFSRGHIVSIQEIKGDEVARGLSNYDSSEILAILGHQSEEIADLLGDKDFDEVVHRDNLAVL; encoded by the coding sequence ATGGACAGATCGGATCTTAGGGATTGCCGCAGGATAGTGGTAAAGGTGGGAACAAGCACGATCACCCATCCGACGGGAAAACTCAACCTTCTCCGGATGGAGCGTCTGGCAAGAGCCCTTTCGGACCTGCACAATCAGGGCAAGGACGTGCTTCTGATAAGCTCCGGTGCCGTAGGAGCCGGGGTGGGGCGGATGGGCCTCAGGGAGCGACCGTCGACTCTTCCCATGAAACAGGCCCTGGCGGCGGTAGGTCAGGCATCTTTGATGCAGATGTACGAGAAGTTCTTCGGAGAGTACGGTCAGAACGTCGGACAGGTCCTTCTGACCAGGGACGCCTTCGACGATAGACATAGATATCTTAACGTCAGGAACACTCTGTGCGGGCTTCTGGAGCTGGGAGTCGTGCCGATAATAAACGAAAACGATACCGTGGCCGTCGACGAGATCAAGTTCGGCGATAACGATACCCTGTCCGCACTGGTCGCGGTGGCGGTTCAGGCCGATCTGCTGGTAATACTGTCCGATATAGACGGCCTGTACGATCGTAATCCGAAGGAACATCCGGACGCCACCAGACTGTCGGTGGTGTCCGATATCTCCGATGAGATCAGGGCCAACTCCACCGGCAGGGGGTCAAGCTTCGCCAGCGGAGGGATGTACACCAAGCTGGCCGCGGCGGATATAGCCCTTCCGGCGGGGATACCGATGGTGATAGCCAGCGGGGGAGAGGACAGGATTACCCGGAGGATCCTGGAGGGGGAGGAACTCGGCACTCTGTTCGTGCCCTATCAGACCGGCAGACACGCCAGGAAGCAGTGGATCGCCTCTGGGGCGAGACCTCAGGGGGTTCTCGTCATAGACGACGGTGCCGTAGAAGCCCTCACAGAGGGTGGCGGAAGTCTTCTGCCCTCGGGGGTAATAGCGGTCAGAGGCGAGTTCTCCAGGGGGCATATCGTCTCCATCCAGGAAATCAAGGGAGACGAGGTGGCCCGAGGGCTCTCCAACTACGATAGCTCGGAGATACTGGCCATATTGGGGCATCAGAGCGAGGAGATCGCCGATCTTCTGGGAGACAAGGACTTCGACGAGGTGGTCCACAGGGACAATCTCGCCGTTTTGTGA
- a CDS encoding AsmA-like C-terminal region-containing protein — MSKKTAVGLSLAILVVAAGFLLAVTDLGTGVVKSQATKILSQTLEAKVSMGEVSGNPVKGYDIRNLDIVKDGEYSLKVPSIEIKTNLMGILGRGALVRRLSLVGLDTDPDQIQALVEGLPRSEGSEPSSIPVETVELKDSSLALPGGDLEISLLSAALNQGELLNLGLKLDLSYLGLPVKGDIAALYGGSIATIESSKLSVGSGTVSVKGDLLPDLAADGTVDGLRLEELAKLWPPLADGGMAGSASLTVKAGGSLTAPVLSGTMGFDGKLASVPVSDLKGNWSYQDMSMEVSSLKAAVAGVPLSGGLSALFGPGKPKVTVKLDASDADLGKLRGTYSQIPKEVSGVIDSVAVDLSGPVDGLKGTVKARAESLSLWGQTLSQSWISVVMDPKGVAKLSSKTVLQGQPAYLEGTVSFMGDSPQADLLLKARKVSTKLVAALSGADIPVKGDLDLDVTVKGPLAGPSIKGKVSSPSLSGFGQTIGKPSVNFALKGSDLEIPSAKAEWFGAPITASGLVSTGGKSPKLSMKGKLGGLDLAKVAAGFDLPSGLLSGLIDGSLNLDGPLDGLGVDLALSSGKLSLAGVPVEKVDLGLTGDSSALKVSRGSAMVSGGSVEASGSISLVDGPVLDLALEGSKIMLEKAVDLPLKAAVSGTVRAKGPAGSPEVSMALSSPKVVAWGVGVDGVSASLVYKDGVVDLKEAVASVGGSPLSLKGNMDASGSVPKGSFELSGPDLDLSKATKDIVDADAYGIGGKLSVVFKGTFEGDKGSGSGYVKSPSLTVMNMAIKNLNCPLKLAGTKLDVSEATAELYGGKVSSSGWIDLATMKFSKKVSLSGTDVAPLIKDFAGTKGTVTGTAKANFSASGVLSPFAMKGKGTLDLGGGKLIGFPIADIAASLHGSDGISYAKGHGDFRVVDTVLHLDKGTLVTAREGDRIYRTMAVVGTVGPDKKLNLSCSGEVNVKLLNAAVGAGIGGLAGGGVGTLAAVVGGVLGGAQQGIAKDDFRDVSFRVAGTMDSSSIKDLKVGPSKIAPEKTEAAPAEKVLPSVPKDVVSGVSEDVKEPSQPKKLEDQLKEAVEEEAGKLLQGILGGGKD, encoded by the coding sequence ATGAGTAAAAAAACCGCTGTCGGACTTTCGTTAGCTATTCTCGTAGTCGCGGCCGGATTTTTGCTGGCCGTGACCGACCTCGGTACGGGGGTCGTCAAGAGCCAGGCTACCAAGATACTCTCTCAGACTCTGGAGGCTAAGGTCTCCATGGGAGAGGTCTCGGGCAACCCGGTCAAGGGATACGATATCCGGAACTTGGATATCGTGAAGGACGGAGAGTATTCGTTAAAGGTCCCCTCTATAGAAATCAAGACCAATCTGATGGGAATTCTTGGAAGGGGAGCCCTGGTCAGGCGTCTTTCTCTGGTCGGACTGGATACCGATCCGGACCAGATTCAGGCCTTGGTCGAAGGTCTTCCGAGGTCGGAGGGGAGCGAGCCATCTTCCATACCAGTGGAGACAGTCGAGCTCAAGGATTCGTCCTTGGCTTTGCCAGGAGGAGACCTCGAGATATCTCTGCTATCCGCCGCCTTAAACCAGGGAGAGCTTCTGAACTTAGGGTTGAAGCTCGATCTGTCTTATCTGGGGCTTCCCGTCAAGGGCGATATCGCCGCTCTTTACGGAGGATCGATAGCTACAATCGAATCCTCCAAGCTGTCGGTCGGTTCCGGCACAGTGTCGGTTAAGGGCGATCTGCTGCCCGACCTGGCCGCTGACGGCACCGTCGACGGGCTAAGGCTGGAGGAACTGGCCAAGTTGTGGCCTCCTCTGGCAGACGGAGGTATGGCGGGATCGGCTTCCCTTACCGTAAAGGCCGGGGGCTCTTTGACCGCTCCCGTTCTCTCCGGAACGATGGGCTTCGACGGCAAGCTGGCCTCGGTTCCGGTCTCGGATTTAAAGGGTAACTGGAGCTATCAGGATATGTCCATGGAGGTCTCGTCTCTGAAGGCTGCCGTGGCGGGGGTTCCACTTTCGGGAGGTCTTTCCGCTCTTTTCGGACCTGGCAAGCCTAAGGTGACAGTCAAGTTGGACGCCTCCGATGCCGATCTGGGCAAGCTCAGAGGCACCTATTCCCAGATTCCCAAGGAGGTCTCCGGGGTGATCGATTCAGTAGCGGTGGATCTCAGCGGCCCGGTGGACGGGTTGAAGGGCACCGTTAAGGCTCGGGCCGAGAGCCTTTCCCTCTGGGGGCAGACCCTTTCCCAGAGTTGGATCTCGGTGGTCATGGATCCCAAAGGGGTGGCCAAGCTGTCGTCAAAGACGGTTCTCCAGGGGCAGCCGGCCTATCTCGAGGGCACAGTTTCCTTCATGGGCGACTCCCCCCAGGCCGACCTGCTTCTGAAGGCCAGAAAGGTGTCCACCAAACTGGTGGCGGCCCTCTCCGGTGCGGATATACCTGTGAAAGGGGATCTTGACCTGGACGTGACGGTCAAGGGGCCTTTGGCCGGCCCCTCTATCAAGGGTAAGGTGAGCTCGCCCTCTCTTTCAGGCTTCGGCCAGACCATAGGCAAGCCGTCGGTCAACTTTGCACTGAAGGGCTCCGACCTGGAGATCCCATCCGCCAAGGCAGAGTGGTTCGGAGCTCCTATCACAGCTTCCGGTCTGGTCTCGACCGGAGGCAAGTCGCCTAAGCTTTCCATGAAGGGGAAACTGGGCGGTCTGGACCTCGCCAAGGTGGCTGCCGGATTCGACCTGCCCAGCGGCCTTCTATCCGGGTTGATCGACGGTTCGTTGAACCTCGACGGCCCTCTGGACGGCCTCGGGGTGGACTTGGCACTGTCTTCGGGAAAACTTTCCCTGGCGGGTGTGCCGGTGGAGAAGGTAGACCTAGGTCTTACCGGCGATTCGTCGGCTCTCAAGGTCTCCAGGGGCTCGGCGATGGTCTCCGGCGGCTCCGTGGAGGCGTCGGGCTCGATATCTCTGGTGGATGGTCCCGTTTTGGACCTGGCTCTGGAGGGTTCGAAGATAATGTTGGAGAAGGCCGTCGACCTGCCTCTCAAGGCAGCCGTTTCCGGTACCGTAAGGGCAAAAGGCCCCGCCGGCTCTCCGGAGGTATCCATGGCTCTGTCCAGCCCCAAGGTCGTGGCCTGGGGAGTCGGAGTCGACGGGGTATCGGCCTCTCTGGTCTATAAAGACGGAGTGGTGGATCTCAAGGAGGCGGTCGCCTCGGTGGGAGGAAGTCCTCTGTCCCTCAAGGGAAATATGGACGCCTCTGGATCGGTGCCCAAGGGTAGTTTCGAGCTTTCCGGGCCGGACCTGGATCTCTCCAAGGCTACCAAGGATATAGTGGATGCCGATGCCTACGGAATAGGGGGCAAGCTTTCCGTGGTCTTCAAGGGAACCTTCGAGGGAGATAAGGGTAGCGGATCGGGATACGTCAAGTCTCCTTCCCTCACGGTCATGAACATGGCGATCAAGAACCTGAACTGTCCTCTCAAGTTGGCTGGGACCAAGCTGGATGTATCAGAAGCCACCGCCGAACTGTACGGAGGAAAGGTGAGCAGCTCGGGATGGATCGATCTAGCTACCATGAAGTTCTCCAAGAAGGTCTCCCTGTCCGGAACCGACGTGGCTCCTCTCATAAAGGATTTCGCCGGTACCAAGGGAACGGTGACGGGAACGGCCAAGGCTAATTTTTCCGCGTCAGGCGTTCTGAGTCCCTTCGCCATGAAGGGAAAGGGGACCCTTGACCTCGGAGGAGGTAAGCTGATTGGCTTCCCCATAGCCGATATAGCGGCGTCGCTTCACGGTTCCGACGGCATCTCCTACGCCAAGGGGCACGGCGATTTTAGAGTGGTGGACACGGTGCTACACCTGGACAAGGGAACCCTGGTCACCGCCAGAGAGGGCGACCGGATATACAGGACCATGGCTGTTGTCGGGACGGTCGGTCCGGATAAGAAGCTGAATCTGTCCTGCTCCGGAGAGGTCAACGTCAAGCTCCTCAACGCTGCTGTTGGAGCCGGTATCGGTGGTCTGGCCGGTGGCGGAGTCGGAACCCTGGCCGCTGTGGTAGGAGGGGTCTTAGGTGGAGCCCAGCAGGGCATCGCCAAGGATGATTTCAGGGATGTCTCCTTCCGAGTCGCCGGCACCATGGACTCTTCGTCCATAAAGGATCTCAAGGTAGGTCCCTCCAAGATAGCTCCGGAGAAGACCGAGGCCGCTCCTGCGGAGAAGGTACTCCCCTCGGTTCCTAAAGACGTCGTCTCCGGTGTCTCCGAGGACGTTAAAGAGCCTTCTCAGCCCAAGAAGCTGGAGGACCAGCTGAAGGAGGCCGTCGAGGAAGAGGCGGGGAAGCTCCTTCAGGGTATACTGGGAGGCGGCAAGGACTGA
- the dapF gene encoding diaminopimelate epimerase, protein MIPLNFWKMNGNGNDFVVIDRDGMAYGQLVDLTRRVCRRRRSIGADGVLVVEPSDNSDFRMRVFNSDGSEGEMCGNGARCIARYAFERGIAPFEMSFETIAGIMKARVEGSFVNLDMGEVDLGKGWFGRKVPMAGGEVEADFLIVGVPHLVIYLEDPDKVDREDLTRWGRTLREDRGLFPEGTNVNFVGPVDRRSLKVWTYERGVEDLTDSCGTGSCASAVVAVRRLDLESPITVYNPGGVNIVTANFREDLCDIVLGGETVVVAKGTIEEEA, encoded by the coding sequence GTGATCCCGTTGAATTTCTGGAAGATGAACGGCAACGGGAACGATTTCGTGGTGATCGACAGGGACGGCATGGCCTACGGACAGCTGGTGGACCTGACCAGACGGGTCTGTCGTAGAAGGAGATCCATAGGAGCCGACGGGGTCTTGGTGGTTGAGCCGTCGGATAACAGCGATTTTAGGATGAGGGTGTTCAACTCGGACGGTTCGGAGGGCGAGATGTGCGGCAACGGCGCCCGCTGTATAGCCCGCTACGCCTTCGAGAGAGGGATAGCCCCTTTCGAGATGTCTTTCGAGACGATCGCGGGGATAATGAAGGCCAGAGTCGAGGGCAGCTTCGTCAACCTGGATATGGGCGAGGTCGATCTGGGAAAGGGATGGTTCGGTCGAAAGGTGCCTATGGCTGGAGGAGAGGTGGAGGCGGATTTCCTGATCGTAGGAGTGCCTCACCTTGTGATCTATCTGGAAGACCCGGACAAGGTCGATCGAGAGGACCTGACCCGATGGGGCAGAACTCTCCGGGAGGATCGGGGGCTTTTTCCCGAGGGGACCAACGTGAACTTCGTCGGCCCCGTGGACCGGCGGTCTCTTAAGGTGTGGACCTACGAGAGAGGGGTGGAGGACCTGACCGATTCCTGCGGTACCGGTTCCTGCGCCTCTGCGGTGGTGGCGGTCCGACGACTTGACCTGGAATCGCCCATAACGGTGTACAACCCCGGAGGGGTCAACATAGTGACGGCCAACTTCAGGGAGGATCTCTGCGATATAGTGCTGGGAGGCGAGACGGTCGTCGTCGCCAAAGGGACAATAGAGGAGGAGGCCTAG
- a CDS encoding Na+/H+ antiporter NhaC family protein yields MRSIYRFSSALVLSFAWARCAFAADGVVPDFGVLSLLPPIIAIGLCVVTKEVIPALFVGSWVAGTMLAGWNPVVGFGNAVESLWNGLGDPWGARIVLTCLTMGGLVGVMQVGGGVDAAVRWLSKKISSSRRAMFFTELSGFVIFFEDYVNTAVVGTTMAPVSDRYRVSKEKLSYIVDSTAAPIACIAGISSWVAYMVGQIGMQFNELGIEASAYVTYLKSIPFVIYNVVALALLTYVVLSGRDFGPMLTAERRARKTGKLLREGAQPLNSADADPDLSPADETPRRVINFVLPLFFLIGTIFSMLVITGGWPNVGLAEAIGEGSSSKALVYGAFGGTFMTIVLYSLQGLAPLSSMFRGFMKGAQSIFVGSLILIFAWGIGSAIKSVGTAGYIVSVAGDILSPGWIPLLTFFVGAVISFCTGTSYGTMGILMPIVVPLVASVSVNGGVDPMTHMVPTIGAVFAGAVWGDHCSPISDTTIMSSMFSGADHMDHVNTQAPYAILAAVGAGAGYVGVAMGLGAPLCLLLAVTVALVSFHVISSPVEDYRPEQAFARSVSTGSAD; encoded by the coding sequence ATGAGATCGATCTACCGTTTTTCTTCCGCCCTGGTCCTGTCTTTTGCATGGGCCCGGTGCGCTTTCGCCGCCGACGGCGTCGTTCCCGACTTCGGCGTGCTGTCCCTTCTCCCTCCCATTATAGCCATAGGGCTGTGCGTGGTTACAAAGGAGGTAATTCCCGCCCTATTCGTAGGTTCCTGGGTGGCCGGAACCATGTTGGCCGGATGGAATCCGGTGGTGGGCTTCGGCAACGCGGTCGAGTCGCTCTGGAACGGTTTGGGCGATCCCTGGGGGGCCAGGATAGTCCTTACCTGTCTCACCATGGGAGGCCTGGTCGGGGTCATGCAGGTCGGAGGAGGGGTGGACGCGGCGGTGCGCTGGCTCTCCAAGAAGATCTCCAGCAGCAGACGTGCCATGTTCTTCACCGAACTGTCCGGGTTCGTCATCTTCTTCGAGGACTACGTCAACACCGCCGTGGTGGGGACGACGATGGCCCCTGTGTCCGATCGCTACAGAGTGTCCAAGGAGAAGCTCTCCTACATAGTGGACAGCACTGCGGCTCCCATTGCCTGTATAGCCGGGATCTCCTCCTGGGTGGCCTACATGGTGGGTCAGATAGGTATGCAGTTCAACGAGCTTGGTATAGAGGCGTCGGCCTACGTGACCTATCTGAAATCCATCCCTTTCGTGATCTACAATGTGGTGGCACTGGCCTTGCTGACCTACGTGGTGCTCTCCGGCAGGGATTTCGGACCCATGCTGACGGCGGAGAGGCGGGCAAGAAAGACCGGAAAGCTTCTGAGGGAGGGCGCTCAGCCTCTGAATTCCGCCGACGCCGACCCCGACCTGTCCCCTGCGGACGAGACTCCCAGGAGGGTGATAAACTTCGTGCTTCCCCTGTTTTTCCTTATAGGGACTATCTTCTCCATGCTGGTGATCACCGGAGGATGGCCCAACGTGGGGCTGGCCGAGGCCATCGGAGAGGGCAGTAGTTCCAAGGCTCTGGTCTACGGAGCCTTCGGAGGGACCTTCATGACCATAGTTCTCTACTCTCTCCAGGGGTTGGCTCCTCTCAGCAGCATGTTCAGGGGCTTCATGAAGGGAGCCCAGTCCATCTTCGTGGGGTCACTCATACTGATCTTCGCCTGGGGAATAGGCTCGGCCATAAAGTCGGTGGGAACGGCGGGATACATAGTATCCGTGGCGGGAGATATCCTCAGCCCAGGTTGGATACCTCTACTGACCTTCTTCGTCGGTGCGGTCATCTCCTTCTGTACCGGAACCTCCTACGGAACCATGGGCATATTGATGCCTATCGTGGTGCCCCTGGTGGCGTCGGTTTCGGTCAACGGAGGGGTGGATCCCATGACTCACATGGTCCCCACCATAGGGGCGGTCTTCGCCGGGGCCGTGTGGGGCGACCACTGCAGCCCCATATCGGATACGACGATAATGTCCTCCATGTTCAGCGGGGCGGACCACATGGATCACGTCAATACCCAGGCGCCTTACGCCATATTGGCGGCGGTTGGGGCCGGTGCCGGTTATGTGGGAGTCGCCATGGGGCTGGGCGCCCCTCTGTGTCTCCTACTGGCCGTCACGGTGGCTCTGGTGTCCTTCCACGTGATATCCAGTCCCGTGGAGGATTACCGTCCGGAGCAGGCTTTCGCCCGATCGGTGTCGACCGGTTCTGCCGATTGA
- the lysA gene encoding diaminopimelate decarboxylase, translating into MSGMVFDGCDVTELAERFGTPLYVMSETELRRRMRAVKRAFSERYEDVEVLYAGKAFLPRAMCALVKSEGLGLDVVSSGEIHTAVSVGFPMERAYFHGNNKTAEDLTMAMDVGVGRFVVDNRDELDLLASMAEERKTEVSVLFRLAPGVSGDTHRYIQTAHTDCKFGMPLLGEGLRDCVDTATKAPYVKLLGFHFHVGSQLMENRAYLEALEVLGDLMKTLREENGFETKELNIGGGIGIPYGKGQREVDLDFFLGCIVETAERICSERGMARPRLVIEPGRWIAGPSGITLYRVGTVKEIPGIRTYVSVDGGMADNPRPSLYQAEYRCVLANRLDDPADSVVTVAGRCCESGDILIKDAELPLPERGDVVAVFDTGAYNFSMASGYNRLRRPAVVLVKDGEARCIVERQSFDDLIKGESVPEDLL; encoded by the coding sequence ATGAGCGGTATGGTTTTCGACGGGTGCGACGTGACCGAGTTGGCCGAGAGGTTCGGCACGCCCCTTTACGTGATGTCCGAGACGGAGCTAAGGCGGAGGATGAGGGCGGTCAAGAGGGCCTTTTCCGAGAGGTACGAAGACGTGGAGGTCCTCTACGCAGGTAAGGCCTTTCTGCCCAGGGCCATGTGCGCCCTGGTGAAGTCCGAGGGGCTGGGGTTGGACGTGGTCTCCTCCGGCGAGATCCATACGGCGGTTAGCGTGGGTTTCCCCATGGAGCGGGCCTATTTTCACGGCAACAACAAGACCGCCGAGGACCTTACCATGGCCATGGACGTCGGAGTGGGACGTTTCGTGGTGGACAACCGGGACGAGCTGGATCTTTTGGCCAGTATGGCCGAGGAAAGGAAGACGGAGGTCTCCGTGCTGTTCCGACTGGCTCCCGGGGTCAGCGGCGATACCCATCGCTACATCCAGACGGCCCACACGGACTGCAAGTTCGGGATGCCCCTTCTGGGGGAGGGACTGAGGGACTGCGTCGATACGGCTACGAAGGCCCCCTACGTTAAGCTTCTGGGGTTCCATTTCCACGTAGGTTCCCAGCTGATGGAGAACAGGGCCTATCTGGAGGCCCTGGAGGTTCTGGGAGATCTTATGAAAACCCTCAGAGAGGAGAACGGCTTCGAGACGAAAGAGCTCAACATCGGAGGCGGCATAGGCATACCCTACGGTAAAGGACAGAGAGAGGTGGATCTGGACTTCTTTCTGGGCTGCATAGTGGAGACCGCCGAAAGGATATGTTCCGAGAGGGGGATGGCAAGGCCCAGGTTGGTGATAGAGCCGGGCAGATGGATAGCCGGTCCGTCTGGGATCACCCTGTACAGGGTCGGAACGGTCAAGGAGATACCGGGAATAAGGACCTACGTCAGCGTCGACGGGGGAATGGCGGACAACCCCAGGCCCTCCCTGTATCAGGCCGAGTATCGATGTGTTCTGGCGAACAGGTTGGACGATCCGGCCGATTCGGTGGTGACGGTGGCAGGTAGGTGCTGCGAGTCCGGCGATATCCTGATAAAGGATGCCGAGCTGCCTCTTCCCGAAAGGGGCGACGTCGTGGCGGTCTTCGACACCGGAGCCTATAACTTTTCCATGGCGAGCGGATACAACAGGCTCAGACGCCCGGCGGTGGTCCTGGTCAAAGACGGCGAGGCGCGGTGCATCGTTGAGCGTCAGTCCTTTGACGATCTGATAAAGGGCGAATCGGTTCCGGAGGATTTGCTTTGA
- a CDS encoding M20/M25/M40 family metallo-hydrolase, which translates to MKNRIRELLLDICSVKSVSGTSGESEMGRRIHSILAKLSCFSGERSGNLKTIDCDGRPAVLAFIEASGGSSVTLGLTGHFDVVSASVYGELADTAFDPERLTADIAMRELPESVRKDLDEGWLFGRGTADMKCGLAVHMALMERWDREGAPCNVLFLAVPDEENLSLGMRKAVPEVARFLEERGLSVSAWVNGEPTVGAKGSSWPVHRGSIGKAMGFVLSVGVGSHVGEFFKGISAVQIAGQINSHLEGGPESADRLGDLIFPPAACLGLEALRDGYSVTLYDRVMARYNLLYCSRSPEELLKVLLSSAREGLARAIDLTSWSARKLGVSLSLPESQVMTLSELRRVAGEADPVGENVSGSPVDIAAAEVLSLLDKSGLEGPMAVVGFLPPLYPPTMEVDDEAEGRLDRALEAVFDLARERGYEPVKEPIFEGISDLSYLGRVVGNGDMSVLKENMAGWGDLYDVPFEAMKAVQAPVCNLGPFGKDVHKATERLEPRFAFSVLPDLVERLAVELARSRA; encoded by the coding sequence ATGAAAAATCGAATAAGAGAGCTGCTGTTGGATATATGTTCGGTTAAGAGCGTGTCTGGCACGTCCGGCGAGTCGGAGATGGGGCGGAGAATCCATTCCATCTTAGCTAAGTTGTCCTGTTTCTCCGGCGAGAGGTCTGGGAACCTTAAAACGATAGACTGCGACGGTCGCCCCGCCGTGTTGGCCTTTATTGAGGCGTCCGGCGGATCTTCCGTCACGTTGGGGCTGACGGGGCATTTCGACGTGGTCAGTGCCTCCGTGTACGGTGAGCTTGCCGACACGGCCTTCGATCCCGAGAGGCTAACAGCCGATATCGCCATGAGGGAGCTTCCCGAGTCGGTCCGGAAGGATCTGGACGAGGGATGGCTTTTCGGGCGGGGAACCGCCGATATGAAGTGCGGCCTGGCCGTCCATATGGCGCTGATGGAAAGGTGGGATCGTGAGGGCGCCCCCTGTAACGTGCTGTTTCTGGCGGTCCCCGACGAGGAGAACCTGTCTCTCGGCATGAGAAAGGCCGTTCCCGAGGTCGCCCGTTTTCTGGAGGAAAGGGGCCTGAGCGTGTCGGCCTGGGTCAACGGAGAGCCCACAGTAGGTGCCAAGGGCTCTAGCTGGCCGGTTCACCGTGGGTCCATAGGCAAGGCCATGGGTTTCGTCCTCTCCGTGGGGGTGGGATCCCACGTGGGAGAGTTCTTCAAGGGAATAAGCGCCGTTCAGATAGCCGGTCAGATAAACTCCCATCTGGAGGGAGGCCCCGAGTCGGCTGATCGGTTGGGCGATCTGATTTTTCCTCCCGCCGCCTGTCTGGGACTGGAGGCGTTGAGGGACGGCTATTCCGTTACCCTCTACGACAGGGTGATGGCCCGTTATAACCTGCTCTACTGTTCCCGTTCTCCCGAGGAGCTTTTGAAGGTTCTCCTGAGCTCCGCCAGAGAGGGGCTGGCCAGGGCGATAGATCTGACCTCATGGTCCGCCAGAAAGCTGGGCGTAAGTCTATCTCTGCCGGAGTCGCAGGTGATGACCCTTTCCGAGCTGAGAAGGGTCGCAGGAGAGGCCGATCCCGTCGGAGAGAACGTCTCGGGCTCCCCGGTCGACATCGCCGCGGCGGAGGTACTATCTCTTCTGGACAAAAGTGGTCTGGAGGGGCCAATGGCGGTCGTGGGCTTTCTGCCTCCGCTGTACCCTCCAACCATGGAGGTCGACGACGAAGCCGAAGGGCGATTGGATCGGGCTCTGGAAGCGGTGTTCGACCTCGCCAGGGAGAGGGGCTACGAGCCCGTAAAGGAGCCGATTTTCGAGGGTATCTCCGATCTGAGCTATTTAGGTCGTGTCGTCGGGAACGGAGATATGTCCGTACTGAAGGAGAACATGGCAGGTTGGGGCGACCTCTACGACGTGCCCTTCGAGGCCATGAAGGCGGTGCAGGCCCCGGTCTGCAACCTGGGGCCCTTCGGCAAGGACGTACACAAGGCCACCGAGAGGCTGGAGCCCCGCTTTGCTTTCTCCGTTCTGCCCGATCTGGTGGAGCGGCTGGCCGTGGAGTTGGCTCGGTCTAGGGCTTGA
- the arcA gene encoding arginine deiminase: MNPSPLKVSSEIGRLKTVLLHRPGKEVENLTPDLMERLLFDDIPYLEVARQEHDAFAEILTDNGVEVLYLENLAAESLTDVFVRDSFVDDFISEARIPGRGTRESLKDYFLSFDPRDMVDRMMAGVRWHEMADARRLSLADKLSTDDPFAIDPLPNLYFTRDPFATMGSGITLNHMRTDTRNRETLFAKYIFENHPRFADCEIPIWFDRDELTSLEGGDELILSPKVLAIGISQRTDAASVETLANNIFRDGQTFETILAFNIPKKRAFMHLDTVFTMVDRDKFTIHPEIEGPLQVFSIKKDGDGLKIEEMTATLEEILKSTLKLDDVTLIRCAGGDPVDAPREQWNDGSNTLAIAPGEVVVYSRNYVTNELLRDNGIKTYVMPSSELSRGRGGPRCMSMPLVREDI, encoded by the coding sequence ATGAACCCGTCTCCTTTAAAAGTCTCTTCCGAGATCGGTCGTCTCAAGACGGTACTTCTTCACAGACCGGGTAAAGAGGTGGAGAATCTCACCCCCGATCTAATGGAGCGCCTTCTCTTCGACGATATCCCCTACCTGGAGGTCGCCAGACAGGAACACGATGCCTTTGCCGAGATCCTGACGGACAACGGGGTGGAGGTCCTCTATCTGGAGAACCTGGCCGCCGAGTCCCTGACGGATGTCTTCGTTAGAGACAGTTTCGTCGACGATTTCATCTCCGAGGCGAGGATTCCCGGCCGCGGTACCAGAGAAAGCCTCAAGGATTATTTTCTTTCCTTCGATCCCAGAGATATGGTGGACCGTATGATGGCAGGAGTCCGTTGGCACGAGATGGCCGATGCCCGCAGGCTGTCTTTGGCGGATAAGCTCAGCACCGACGATCCTTTCGCGATCGACCCCCTTCCCAACCTCTACTTCACCAGGGATCCCTTCGCCACCATGGGCAGCGGGATAACCCTCAACCACATGCGCACCGACACGAGAAACAGGGAGACCCTTTTCGCCAAGTACATTTTCGAGAATCATCCTCGTTTTGCCGATTGTGAGATCCCCATATGGTTCGATCGAGACGAGCTCACCTCCTTGGAGGGAGGGGACGAGCTGATCCTCAGCCCGAAGGTGTTGGCTATAGGTATCTCCCAGAGGACCGACGCCGCTTCCGTGGAGACCCTGGCGAATAATATATTCCGGGACGGCCAGACCTTCGAGACCATACTGGCTTTCAATATCCCCAAGAAGAGGGCCTTTATGCACCTGGATACGGTCTTCACCATGGTGGACAGGGACAAGTTCACCATCCACCCCGAGATAGAGGGGCCGTTGCAGGTCTTCTCAATAAAGAAGGACGGAGACGGCCTCAAGATAGAGGAGATGACCGCCACTTTGGAGGAGATCCTCAAGAGCACCCTGAAGCTGGACGACGTAACCCTCATCCGTTGCGCCGGAGGAGACCCGGTGGACGCCCCCAGAGAGCAGTGGAACGACGGCTCCAACACCTTGGCTATAGCTCCCGGCGAGGTGGTTGTCTACTCCAGAAACTACGTCACCAACGAGCTTCTCAGGGATAACGGCATAAAGACCTACGTAATGCCGAGCTCCGAGCTCTCCAGAGGACGTGGAGGCCCGCGCTGCATGAGCATGCCCCTGGTCAGGGAAGATATCTAG